In the Topomyia yanbarensis strain Yona2022 chromosome 3, ASM3024719v1, whole genome shotgun sequence genome, one interval contains:
- the LOC131693649 gene encoding uncharacterized protein DDB_G0271670 codes for MPSKKKKYNARFPAGRIKKIMQTDEEVGKVAQAVPVIISRTLELFVESLLTKTLRITNARNAKTLSPSHMKQCIISESRFDFLRDLVKNIPDIGVNEEQLSGSEAGYGNEAAVSPASTSTSSSSNGGGGTGPIATANASSNEPVSTSVPVSGHVLQRSESYAATGSSYASALAAQAQPASQPQTNSLKRTLNHTNSLNFYKEISLDDSSSSAGVSYSREPPPKLTRLHSAPAAPITATNTIPFKIDILPTVAASSATTKQQLVSKASSSTVSNSSNNYKITYKIEPLTPGTSGSAASAVAKTSTRDPPVIQLDYSKLQLPMTMMSSEPLQPHSTKPSSHTRQQQLQPTIKIDLSNITNFSSKSHQPQSPAAALTAGSAISYKQVPLTPTASTPSTPLSALSSASSSASSLSSCGGSGKSPYIFQHSPALAPSSSSTSALSLSTPALTTSSSGPGAPFYSGVSSTIPGMDEDYDDI; via the exons ATGCCATCGAAAAAGAAAAAGTACAATGCGCGATTTCCGGCG ggAAGAATAAAGAAGATTATGCAAACTGACGAAGAAGTCGGCAAAGTGGCGCAGGCGGTTCCCGTTATTATCT CTCGAACGCTTGAACTTTTCGTGGAGTCGTTGTTGACTAAAACACTCCGAATCACAAATGCTCGTAACGCGAAGACCTTATCGCCGTCGCACATGAAGCAGTGCATAATTTCCGAGAGTCGTTTCGATTTCCTGCGTGATCTGGTCAAAAACATCCCGGATATTGGTGTCAACGAGGAACAGCTATCCGGTTCCGAGGCTGGATACGGAAACGAGGCAGCTGTTTCTCCGGCGTCTACATCGACATCTTCCTCTTCGAATGGTGGTGGGGGTACAGGTCCTATAGCAACAGCGAATGCTTCGTCAAACGAGCCAGTTTCCACCAGCGTTCCGGTAAGTGGACATGTGCTACAGCGTTCCGAGTCGTATGCAGCAACCGGAAGCAGCTATGCTAGTGCTTTAGCAGCTCAAGCACAGCCGGCATCACAACCGCAAACCAACAGCTTGAAACGAACATTGAATCACACAAACAGTTTGAACTTCTACAAGGAAATCTCGCTGGATGATTCTAGCAGTAGTGCCGGTGTCAGTTACAGCCGAGAGCCACCTCCAAAGTTAACTAGACTACACTCGGCACCGGCAGCGCCAATCACTGCAACGAATACGATCCCTTTCAAGATCGATATTCTGCCAACGGTAGCTGCGTCTAGTGCCACTACAAAACAGCAGCTAGTATCAAAAGCAAGCAGCAGTACGGTGTCCAACAGCAGTAACAATTACAag ATCACCTACAAAATAGAACCCCTCACACCTGGTACCTCTGGAAGTGCTGCATCTGCCGTAGCCAAAACGTCAACGCGTGATCCTCCGGTCATCCAACTGGACTACTCCAAACTGCAGCTTCCGATGACGATGATGTCGTCCGAACCGCTGCAACCGCACTCTACGAAGCCATCCTCCCACACTCGCCAGCAGCAGCTACAGCCGACGATCAAGATTGACCTCAGCAATATTACCAACTTTAGTTCCAAGTCACATCAACCACAGTCACCGGCGGCGGCGCTAACAGCAGGAAGCGCCATAAGCTACAAACAAGTGCCTTTAACGCCAACTGCCAGCACACCGTCTACGCCACTGTCGGCGCTGAGCAGTGCTTCTTCGTCGGCATCATCTTTATCAAGCTGTGGTGGCAGCGGTAAAAGTCCGTACATCTTTCAACATTCTCCAGCGCTtgcaccatcatcatcatcaacatcAGCGTTGTCTTTATCTACACCTGCTCTCACTACCAGTTCCAGTGGCCCAGGTGCACCGTTCTATTCCGGTGTTTCCTCCACGATTCCCGGCATGGACGAAGACTATGACGATATTTAA
- the LOC131693651 gene encoding uncharacterized protein LOC131693651, which translates to MQIGRLGKIGIGWGIITVLGIAGFVYSKRSVDKNRYENMKIRERMRKSNEGEYSVEFPRRY; encoded by the exons ATGCAAATAGGACGTTTAGGAAAAATAGGAATCGGCTG GGGAATTATCACGGTACTGGGGATTGCTGGTTTTGTCTATTCAAAACGATCCGTCGATAAAAATCGCTATGAGAATATGAAAATACGTGAACGCATGAGGAAATCCAACGAAGGCGAATATTCCGTAGAATTTCCCCGACGATACTAA
- the LOC131693650 gene encoding mitochondrial import inner membrane translocase subunit Tim10 yields the protein MNTAQLDAAQQAKLQLMQEMEIEMMSDLYTRMTQACHKKCIPPKYADAELGKGESVCLDRCVAKYLEIHERIGKKLTAMSAQDEDLKKKMGV from the exons ATGAATACCGCACAGCTAGATGCCGCCCAACAGGCGAAACTGCAGCTGATGCAAGAGATGGAAATAGAGATGATGTCCGATTTGTACACCCGGATGACACAGGCTTGTCACAAAAAATGCATCCCGCCAAAGTATGCCGATGCTGAGCTTG GCAAAGGCGAATCGGTCTGCCTGGATCGCTGCGTGGCAAAGTATTTGGAGATCCACGAACGAATAGGAAAAAAGCTGACCGCAATGTCCGCACAGGATGAGGATTTGAAGAAAAAGATGGGCGTTTAA
- the LOC131693648 gene encoding uncharacterized protein LOC131693648 encodes MDNSEKKMDEMFAGSNKNFIPSYEYFRLQFTPRNSTSQVAKRYYGRFDIKFGIQKRTLHKFHLDHYYGAKQFQYLKKMAGLFSENALMYFLDDKSSIPVGYAGAPVSATRRQRAVLMAGLDERGLNAMDHDNVPQHIIPSVSIKLTPPKVLSNEWYAGKPTIILKDAIFETSTAFRHAAELVKYADEEDRKNPIVFIGTDGGPDHNVTSIQVILSYIALFMEHDLDYLCAVRTPPNFSIINPAERFMSTANIALIGVSLARNHLGSYEQKVRSLLSKKQWRNAQDKHPEVDYRKLARDGLKDSLDVLTHRLESLTYKGEKVFVGEPANDHEITCLKQQISRIWPEIDLSSKVSKSQVLNIGYFREFFDKHIRCTTYSFQVKKCTDDSCRFHKSIRLSNDIFNSLMWLPTPQPDGEKYKDFADVHGTEPNDDHVPSKQNSKSSSTTEQPKPPFPLSYTRARKIVICTDCEFPRLLYTKYAIDKTVAAEIDKYIDEKLYICGAPLEPFQNVFQNTKLKCYDPVSLHYYQAGSSLTDFHALCAKCLNTQDLSTERKIMLCRNCSAQTNTTAAPSAIALKKRPRGRPKKNVVS; translated from the exons ATGGATAACAGTGAGAAGAAAATGGATGAAATGTTTGCTGGTTCGAACAAAAACTTTATTCCATCATATGAATACTTCCGGCTACAATTCACGCCAAGAAATTCCACTTCACAAGTGGCAAAACGTTACTACGGACGCTTCGACATCAAATTTGGAATTCAGAAAAGAACGCTTCATAAGTTTCATCTGGATCACTACTATGGTGCTAaacaatttcaatatttgaagaAGATGGCtg GTCTTTTTAGCGAAAATGCTTTAATGTATTTCCTAGACGACAAGTCTTCCATTCCTGTTGGGTACGCTGGTGCTCCGGTGAGTGCTACTCGAAGACAACGTGCGGTGCTTATGGCTGGTCTGGACGAGAGAGGGTTGAATGCAATGGACCACGATAACGTGCCCCAACATATTATTCCATCAGTTTCGATTAAGCTCACCCCTCCAAAAGTTTTATCAAATGAGTGGTATGCAGGGAAGCCAACAATCATCTTAAAAGATGCTATTTTCGAAACTTCTACTGCTTTTCGGCATGCAGCCGAACTCGTTAAGTATGCTGATGAAGAAGATCGAAAAAATCCCATTGTGTTTATAGGCACAGATGGCGGTCCGGATCACAACGTGACATCTATTCAAGTGATTCTAAGTTACATTGCGCTATTTATGGAACATGATTTGGACTACTTATGTGCTGTACGTACGCCTCCAAATTTCTCAATCATTAATCCAGCAGAACGATTCATGAGCACCGCGAATATAGCTTTAATCGGTGTTTCACTTGCGCGAAATCATTTGGGTTCCTACGAGCAAAAAGTGCGTTCGTTGCTGTCGAAAAAGCAATGGAGAAATGCACAGGATAAGCACCCTGAGGTCGACTATCGGAAGTTAGCCCGCGATGGATTGAAGGATTCGTTAGATGTTCTTACCCATCGATTAGAAAGTCTGACGTACAAAGGAGAGAAAGTTTTTGTTGGAGAACCAGCAAACGATCAcgaaattacatgcttaaaacaACAAATCTCTCGTATTTGGCCGGAAATCGATCTAAGCagcaaagttagcaaaagtCAAGTTTTGAACATCGGGTACTTCCGCGAGTTTTTTGACAAGCATATTCGTTGCACAACGTACTCGTTTCAAGTCAAAAAGTGCACTGACGATTCCTGCAGATTTCATAAATCTATACGACTATCGAATGACATTTTTAATTCCTTGATGTGGCTCCCTACTCCGCAACCGGATGGGGAAAAATACAAAGATTTTGCGGATGTACATGGAACAGAACCGAATGATGACCATGTACCAAGCAAACAAAACTCCAAATCTTCAAGCACTACCGAGCAACCAAAGCCACCGTTTCCATTGTCATACACAAGGGCTCGAAAAATTGTTATATGCACAGATTGTGAGTTTCCACGGCTGCTGTATACAAAATACGCAATAGATAAAACGGTTGCAGCAGAGATAGATAAATATATAGACGAAAAACTTTATATTTGTGGAGCACCTTTGGAACCAtttcagaatgttttccaaaacaCCAAGCTTAAATGCTATGATCCTGTTTCTCTGCACTATTATCAAGCCGGGTCTTCTTTAACTGATTTTCATGCTTTATGCGCAAAGTGTCTTAATACGCAAGACCTTTCGACGGAACGAAAAATAATGCTTTGCAGGAATTGTTCCGCTCAGACAAACACCACAGCCGCGCCATCTGCAATCGCTCTGAAAAAACGTCCACGAGGACGACCAAAGAAGAATGTGGTAtcttaa